The Sminthopsis crassicaudata isolate SCR6 chromosome 5, ASM4859323v1, whole genome shotgun sequence genome contains the following window.
AGCCTGgtgatattttagaaaagaatctgACAATAGAGGATGTGAAGCAAAAGAAACCTTTATTATCTGGAGTTTGGAAGAATTCTCAATTCAAATGAAAGGAATTTTGAGAAGGTATCAATGACTGGACTATGGTTATAGAGTGATtagcaagaaaaatgaaagggtaATGAATTCAGGATagataaagttttatttaaaatttttcttggcaTTTGACATCTTTAagtaaataattgtttattgctttgagagaaagaaaatctttttgaCTGAATTCTTAAAAGCTTGTATCACTTGTTTGTTTCTTAGGGCATAAATTAAGGGGTTCATAACAGGGGCAACTGAAGTTGTGAGCACTGATACTATCTTATTCAAAGCCACTCCTTCTTTTGCAGATGTTTTGATATAGATGAAGATGCAGCTTCCATAAGTAATGGAAACAACAATCAGATGGGAGGAACaagtagaaaaagcttttttccTTTGCTGAGCTGAGGGGAATCTGAGAACTGTCTTGATAATGTATGCATAGGACAAAAACACTAAGAATAAGGTAATAATGAGTGTCAACACAGCAAAGATCAAAACAATCTTCTCTATGAATTGTGTGTCTGAGCATGCAATCTTTAACATGGGAAATGCATCACAGCCAAAATGATCAATGACATTTGAGTCACAAAATTCCAGCTGAAGGCCCAGACTAATTGGTGGGAGGATGATCATAAACCCAGTCAACCAAGAACTCAGTAGCAGATGGTTACAGACTTTGCTGTTCATGATAGTAGTGTAGTGGAGAGGTTTGCAGATAGCCACATAACGATCATAGGACATGGTGGCCAGAAGAAAAAATTCTGTTGCCCCAAGAAGG
Protein-coding sequences here:
- the LOC141542764 gene encoding olfactory receptor 6C2-like, whose protein sequence is MRNYTGITLFILRGLTDDPQLKILIFIFLFSTYLSSIIGNLIIISLTLMDAQLKTPMYFFLRNFSVLEVAFTTAYIPRYLYSLSTGDNTITYNACIAQIFFVILLGATEFFLLATMSYDRYVAICKPLHYTTIMNSKVCNHLLLSSWLTGFMIILPPISLGLQLEFCDSNVIDHFGCDAFPMLKIACSDTQFIEKIVLIFAVLTLIITLFLVFLSYAYIIKTVLRFPSAQQRKKAFSTCSSHLIVVSITYGSCIFIYIKTSAKEGVALNKIVSVLTTSVAPVMNPLIYALRNKQVIQAFKNSVKKIFFLSKQ